The segment TGCTTGTTTTCCTATGCCAACTCGATCACGcgttataaacaaaaatgtaactgtcaaaattatccCGAACGCCCTGTATAAACTAGTGCGTGTCCATTTTTTATCAGATCCTAGTAGCCTACCTTGAATAAGATTTAATTTGGAGTATTCCAAATGTACCTGGTAAAACGCTTTGATCAATCGCGTTTCCAACtgattgtttaaaaatagttcTCAATTAGAGGAAAAAGTATATGCTCTTGATGATTGAAGATGTTGaaaattttgtgaaatgtcAAATTGTCCTTTTAACTATTTTGATCGAGCAAATCATTAACAAACCCGATCTGATTGCACTACATCTTCAATGAAAACATAGATGTTGAATCATAGTCTCGTTAGCAATAGAATAACATTTATTAAAGATTTAGttaaacaaaacatgtatTTGCCTaaactaataataatataaaaaagtcTATTTTATGTAAACTTTTCTGAAATACTTCTAACATAAGCGataaaaagcattaaaaattaCATTCAATCGAACcccaaaaaatatatatatatcttaaaataaattaatatctCTTACAGATTTTCCAAAAATCGCGAAAATCGACTAcccatatagttgtggtaggtgCTGTATATTATTCGTCCATCTACTATACATATTCACACCTAAACTAATAATGTGAAAAAAGGACAAAAGTTAGGAGAAAACGTAGtctggaaaaaaaaatcaacttcaaAATTCATATAACTTCTGAAGTTGAAATGATTGAGATATTTTTCTTAGCTAACGATTTAGATTTTTAATAAAcacgatatttttttaatcagatattttttttaactgccGACCACCCATTCTCCTACTATGCCATGGCTGCTTGGAGCGCAAATAGTCTTGCAGCAGGTAGGGCACGGGTCATTAATAAGCCGTGGCAGTGAGTCCTGTTTATGAAAGACTCGGACCCATATATTATATTAACATGCCATGCCATTTTATAGCAACAATTCCAACATTCCAGAACGAGTAAATTAAAATTGCATAAATCGTAAGTGTTTGTAAAAACGGTCATTGATAACGGAATAGTGTGATTATACTTAACAAGAAGCTCGACCAAGGTTGGTAATGTTATGTattgatatatttatttatttatctatttgCGGTATTGCTACTTACGTACGGTAATTTGCTATTGTTATGCAACAGTAACACTTATCCATATTATAAATAAGACAAAAAGATGGAAGGACTATGAACCGAGATAAGAATTGGATAGAAACATGTACCAAGATAGTCCGCGGTCATATAGGGTACTTGTAAAAGGACATCAAAAAGAGAACAGGATTGTTTATCGATGTTTGCATGAAAACCTTTAAATATGCCCTGCAGTCTGAGGTTCCACAGCTCTGAGTACACATCTAAGGTTTTGTTGATAATACCTGTAACCGGGCTAAATTAACTATTTCATTATAAGATTTATGTAGATATACTTTTTATAAACTATAATAATCTattttttgggattttttgGAAGGTAAATACTGGAACGGGGTGTGATTGAAAATAGTTAGATATGTACACAGCTGCTAAGTAAGCAAACGGTCGCAAGCGTTGATGTCACTCCCACGACAACCAGGTGCGGTGTCGTATGTTCGGATGGACCGGGGCGAACATGATCATCGCAAACGTGGTTGGCAACGTGACCGGCAAGCGACCTGGCAGCACCGAGAACACAGACCCAGCTACGCAGCACCGTATCTAGAAGTTAGTCTTAGTCTAGCAGTTCATAAATAAAGATCGCCAGTTTTTTTAACTTACTCCGGGCTATCGTATACATAATTAGTTATTTGCAGTAgattatttattcttttttttaaacttataTAATGGCTAGTAGTGTTATTTGCGTATTCaaaatgtgtgtttgataGTATTACATATTTTTCTTGTGGTTATTAGCGAATTTCTATATTGTTAAAGAGGTTGGATAGTTATTTAGCACATTCATAGACATTTTTACTAGTTTCTATATTCCGGACACTGTTTATTTGATTCAAGATTATCTGACCAAGCAGCGTTTAGAGTGGTGTTTTAGTGTCGATGGTTTCTTTAAGCTATAGGTAAGTTGAATATTGTCTGTATCGCTGCCCTTTTTCTTATACTTATTGCGCACTTTTATAAGAGATACAACCTCATCCGGTATTATGATGTTATGCTTTTCCTAGACATGTTTCTGGAACAGCTATATGATGAGCATATATGATGTCATTGGTAgcttttattatcatttcatCTATTTGAGTTGATTGCAAAATTAGATTCAGCTATGTGATAGTAATATTGTTTGTTAATGCTTGTTAATGCTAATTGTTATATGCTAATGGGTTGGGTTTATTAATtagtaatatatttttttatttgaatttttactAACAAATGATCGGAAGCAAGTTCGGAGTGAGATTGGCGTAGAAATATAAATATTGTTATCTGTTAAATTGTAGACGGATTTTGTCTAGAGTTTGATTGAATGTATGTGAGAACGTTTGGATATTACATTGAAATGGGATTTCTGGATTTCTTAAAAACGCGATTTACCAGCTTGATTAGCAGTGATAAAATTCCACGTTCGGTGTCGTACGTTAAGGTCTCCACATATTAGgtatttattgttattattggaTAGTTTTTtggattggttttttttaactccTTTAAATCTCTATCCCTTTCCCTTTAAAAATCGTAgcgaataattttttttatcgaatATGTACCTTATTTGATTGATCGTGTTTGAAGGTCCTTTTAATTTGTTCATAAAAACTACGTGTGCCATAAAATCACGCATCGAAAAATAACTATTAATTGTAATATAAATTGTGCACCAACAGCGCTTGTTGCGTTAGTAACAACACCATgattttattacaaaactacacacaaccatctaaaacaaaccaaacactcAAACCCCTGGCGACCGCTAAACGTCGGACCAGATGGTGTGGGGCACCCAGAGCACCCCGACCGCGCGCTGTTCACTTGCGCTCACGAAAGGTAAAGATCGTGTCCATCAGGAAGATCACCCCGTTGATGACCGCGATCGAGCCCTTGGTGATGGCGAGATCGCGGGTCCGTGTGCGAAACGCATGCTCCCACGCCTCGATAATGAAGACACCGGACGTCAGGAAGCAGACGCAGCCGAGGAGGCTGTAGAAGATGCTCAATCGACGATGAAGGTGCGCCTTCATCAGGTAGCCTGAAAAAAATTTCAGTCGCTGTCACAGCGGATCGATGACCACATGGCAAGCTGCAACGAACGTACCTGCCATGACGGTGAACAGAATCACGATAAAGCCACAGAACGTCCCGGTCGCCAGGAAGCCCGTCACCAGATCACCATCGTTGAAGCTGTAGTAGTGCAGCGTGGTACAGGTAACGGCCAGTGACTGAATGATGATagcaaagcgaagaaaaagcaATTGATTGATCGTGGAAGGCGGTTTTCGGACGCTCCAGCTCTTCAGAAGCTGGTGATttctcaaacaacaacaacaacaacaacacacacataagtcCAGTCGACGTAGTGATATTAATTACCAGCTCCAAAAATTTGATGATCGATAATGGCGGACGGTACTCTCTTGGTGCCGTTGGATGAATTCCAACGGGTAGCACACTGTGGTGTATCCTTGGTGCAGGAGCAACGGAATTTTCCGCCATTCCAGTACACTTGCACCAGTCAGACCAGCACCGAACTAAACGGACAAAAAGACGACCCGTATTCCAACGCTGCGCACTTGTCGTCGATAGGGAACTGCTTCCTTCTAGTCCGCTCACCCAACTAACACGCAGATCATTCCTCACGCACAGCGTGACTTTTTCCCAGTAGTTTTCCCTTCCGTCTAGTTTTCCCTTCCGTTCCAGATCTAGCTCAAAACAGTGCGTTGAGTAACGCGCACCCCAAAAACCAGCCGTAATCCACCAGCGAAGATTGCGTGCCCCAGTGTCCAGCGTGTCCGTTGCCGTCTTGACTTGCGAGATTAAGTCTGATGAAATGAGGGTGGCCCAAGACCGGGCCGAGTTTGGAGGTTAATTGATAGCGAAAAATAGCTCCCCCTTGTGCTAAGCCACGTGCAGTGGGTGTGTTGTGAGCtggatagagaaagagagagagagagagagagagagagagagagagagagagcgacggGGCGGATAGGGAGGGAGGTTGAAGTACTTCCGAGCAACGTACGTCTGGAGTTGCGTTGCCGGATCAATTTGAACGACGCAACGATTTCAAGATCAGTTCTCACCACCGGCATTGCTGCAATCTCGAGTGTTGGACGTGATGATGCTGATCCAACTCTTGCTACACACATAACGGGCTTTTCCAATATCTCGAGTTAGTTTTGTTGAACTCAGCAAACGgaaagagcaacaacaacaacaaaatatcaaatgaATAACGAATCGGATGGAAATTCCAGCTAACAAGTTTCAAGCTTTTGTTGTTCTTCCCACGCAGCGCGTCTCTCGGGACTCGGGCGTCGGTGCGAGCGTTAACCATTTTATTAATTAGAAAACTAAGCGAACGAGGCCGTGCTGCAAAGGCTGGCGGGAAAGTTCGTTGCCATCGCGACATCGCGCATTGCAATTTATAGGCAGCGGACAAACGCACGCAAAATCAATACATGCCCGGTTCGGTATACCAACGGGAGGAATGGTTCGTCCCATCCCATCCTCCCATCCCTCCTCACTGTCCGCGCCGGATGCGGGTAGATGGGGAACGATATTTCAATTGAACCCGGTGACCCTTTCCTTTCTACCCTCGCTGTGTGCCATTTCCACCCAATCGAACAAAGCACTCGCATCCCGTCCAGATCGATATCCCAGATCGACCTATTTTAATGTGCAATGTTTACCTCCTcacttcattttgttttgttttgcattggtTCCGAGCGGTAAAGTGTCGTCACGTTTTACGTCGGAGCAGTGGACGTTACTCAGTAAGGCTGAACACGTTTAATCAATTTTGACATAGTAGTAGACATCGAAACTTTACTCTGTAATAACTTGAATTTATCTATCGTATCGTATTTATAAGATAATATTATAAAGATTCAGCATTACAATTCGTTGTTTTGCCGTTTTGATAGTCTCCAGAAAGCTCAAGTTTCCGTCGCAAAGCTCCCAGAAAGCTCGCACCTCGGCTAGGCAAAGTTGTGTTCCGCAATAGATGGCACTAGTAGTGCCGCAACATCGCAGTGTTGTGCCGACCCTTGCTTGTTTATGCACGATTTAATTACTTTGGTTCCTGTTTGGATTACAGTCTCTGGCTCTAAGCAGACCAGTTCAAGGTCAACCAAGGGTCTGTTTGAATTTCGTTcagcaacatttttcattgctgttttttttcactttgcaTCATTTGATGGTCGAGCTGCGCGCTATACGGCTATTGTAATTCAgtcaaagacacacacacacatgcatacccCCAAAtcataaacaaatatttgcaaaatacGTTCAATTCAGTATTCCTAGCATCAATCACTTTGCGTGCCATTCATTCATCAGTCGGAATTATAGTGACTTGAATAAATAGTTTAGATTTTgaagttatttaaaatttacttCAAATTTTCGAATCTTGactgttgttgtgctgttggttttatgatttttgtgttgttttcattttattttacaaatagCTCTTTCATCTTGCATATACCTAAGCATTACTGTTCCtagcagcgtaataagcaaTCCAAGATGTGACTGGAATATTTGAAAGCATAATGCTGCTGGTCATGTCACCAACCACAATTCTCAGAATCCAACGGTACGTCAGATCCCCTGGATATTATTTAACAAGGGTACACGTTCTGTGCTACGCTTTCCTCCTCAACTTTTATCGACCATTCCATGGCTGCTCACACCATTTATGAcaacaaaggaaaaaaaggaaacggctATGTTTACCGTCTGCAACTCTGCGCTTCATCTACGCAGTCCAGGATCACCTTGATTGCCGAATGGACGCGATGATCGCGAGACAAACATTGATCATCCGATCCCCGTTAAGCAACCGATGCCGTCATCGACGTGCCAGCGTACGCAAGCTCCAAGCGCCGTCCCTGACGCTAAAAATCGTTGTTTGATGAGCTCATCTCTGGCTCACCGGCGGGAATGCAGCAACAAACCGGGGGAGCAAAGGAATCAATGCAACTGTTTAGAGCGCGACAgtcaaatttgaaatttagCTTAGCGTGAGTTTTGAGCTCAAAACAAAATAGTGGAAGTATAGAACGCTTGAGCCCCCCCTTTTCGTAGCGCAAAATGAGCGCGTGAGAGCGTGAGCGGCCGCTACAGCGCAGCACAACTATGGAAGAAGAAAACTATACCCAAATACACCGGTGCGAACAATAAGCATAAGTATCGCCTTGATTGTGCAAACCAAGATATTACCCGATCTAGCACGACGATCAAGCATCAATATGAGCATAATTGCTGACAACGCTACAGCTGCAACAAAGCGGCATCTCTCCATGGATCATATTGCAAACGCGATGAGCAATGATGAAAACGTGCAATTTTATCTCGCACaaccaacaaaattaaacatttagCAATTTTAGCGTCAGCATAACAAACAATATGTGGACGGATTAAAACATAGGATCATCGATGGTCAAAACATAGCAACGTCTCTCGAACGAATACAATAGGGGAACGCAGGGCAAAATTGTCGGGTGGTGCGAAATGACCATCTACAGCACGCACATAAAAATCACGCCAGCGtagggtgttttttgtttttgaattattttaggACCTATGatgaaaaaatgtaaagagTTGCATGATGTTATGTGCCTAAAACACGTATATTGggctatatatatatatatatatatatatatatatatatatatatatatatatatatatatatatatatatatatatatatatatatatatatatatatatatatatatatatatatatatatatatatatatatatatatatatatatatatatatatatatatatgtgccTAAAACCGTATATTCGATCTGGTGTGCTTTAGCCTGGTGTCCTTTAACAACCCGTTCAATCAATCGCCTGGAAAGTATTCAGCACAAGTTTACAAGGTTCGCCTTACGACTCCCTCCTTGGTCTAACGGGGTCCAAGCTCCTTACTATCAACAGTGCCTATTGCTTGGTTTGGAGTCGCTTAAtgtcagaaaaaaaacatggggCTGCTGCAAGGTCCCGCGCGCTCTTTTCTGCCGTGATTTGTTGTTGCACCGTCTAGGATAGCtagaacgattttttttaatgttacgAGTGACCTGTTCGATTTTAATACTTATACGTCATTGTTCCAAGATCTTCTTCATCAGCATTTTCGTTTTGGTTAGTTTCTAAGTATTGTTACATCTATTTATGTAGACCTGCAGAGGTCCGATAATTAATCCAAATAAACTAAATAatcggtctcgtagtacagtcgtcaactcgtacgacttaagaacatgcccgtcatgggttcaatcccgaaatagaccgcgccgtcatacataggactgactatcctgctatgggggggagtcaattagtcactgaaagccaagcccacaagtgggtacaggcaggccttgaccgacatcggttgttgagccaaagaagaagaagaagaagaagagaaattaaataatatatttaCTTCAAAATCGTATCGATATACCATCGAGGAGGGTAAATTTACTAACCTTAAAAATTTATACTACCATTAAGAAGCCTAGTATGGCGTTGCAATGGTAAACGTTTAACCATTCATGATCGAGTGAACTAACTTCTAAATTCCAATATGAGCACCACTTTAGCGTTAGCGCAGCGACTGTATAATTAAAAGGCAAAAATAAGGAGATTTATGTTATTGGTTAAAACCGTTTCTCAAAATTATTGTTACAATCAATACAATGtacacaacagcacacacccACAAGGGTAATGTTGATCCCTCCAAAACGAACTATGaaggtgagaaaaaaaatgcagcatacacaaaaaaaaaactgtatgaTTTGACACAACTCATCAAACGATTAAATGTCACATCCTCGCAAATCCAAATGGAGTTGTTGGACTCAAAATTGCTCAATAaagaattttttgttttggttgtttgacAGAAAACAATCATTCAATTGAGGTTTGTACATTCGTGCAAATATGCGGAGTAATTATTGGATGTGCAAGTATGCATTATATATTTATGCGTGAGACATGTAAAATGTCATTAAAAAACTTTGGTCCGCCTGACAGGTCTGTCACGGATGAGTTCTGAATTTAAACTAAAATTTAAATCTTTTCATGACTCGGACAACTTTaatcaacaaaaagaagaaacattgACATCATTCAGGAATAAatgaataatataataataataataataataataataataataataataataataataataataataataataataataataataataataataataccttACCCtccatggtgtccatctttctcCTATCAGGTGTCTGTCTTAAACAGTtttcaaaaaacataaaaaatggtaaaaactTAAAAGATTCACTTTCAACTTTTtctgaaaataaatgaatgtaAGATAAGGTAggtacattttcatggtcgctGTACCTAAACATTCTtgaatttgaacatttttcctAAGGTGTCCATCTTAACCTACCTTCTCCTAAGCGACGCATATGATTCCTAATTTGATGTCTAAACGAACAGTCTTTGCATATGACCATGAATTATTGTTTACCAAGAAGCACATACCAAGAAGCGAAAAGTTATAGGGAACGTTACAATATAGTAAACCATTTAAATTTCTAACGTTTTGTACAGGTGTTCATCATACCCTCCATTGTGTCCAACTTTCCCATTACAGGTTCCGATTATTCCAAATCcccaaaaaatatgtttttagttGAACACATACggccatacggcccgttgaagctaaacaataaataataagaataataataataataataaaaccaaaatattttaaacaaacctaatcttttcaaacacattttttgaCAAAATGTGAGTGTAACATAAGGTTTGAACATTTTCACGATCACGGAATGCATTATATATCACTAGATTTTTAACATTACACTTTCTGAAATGTTGAGGAACTATTTTTAGTATTCACGATTGAACTAAAAAGTAACATCAAAAAAGCCTATTGTTTTAGAcaagtttgttttggtttcttttttacgCTTCACGGCGTGAAATTGTATCGGTATGTTTAGGCACACGATGAGGTGTATGAAGACTACTATCTCACGCATATAGTTATTTAGCCATGAAACGGTAAAGACGGATGCTAGAATAGAACGCGTCTCAACTAACCGGCCTTGGATCTTTGTGATCCATATACTGTACCACGCCTTAAGGCATTGTAAATCCAGCGCCGCTATAGCTCGAAGCGGCACGGGGTT is part of the Anopheles gambiae chromosome X, idAnoGambNW_F1_1, whole genome shotgun sequence genome and harbors:
- the LOC1270458 gene encoding uncharacterized protein LOC1270458 isoform X1, which produces MCVTRTHSHLANLISQVKTATDTLDTGARNLRWWITAGFWGARYSTHCFELDLERKGKLDGRENYWEKVTLCVRNDLRVSWVSGLEGSSSLSTTSAQRWNTGRLFVRLVRCWSDWCKCTGMAENSVAPAPRIHHSVLPVGIHPTAPREYRPPLSIIKFLELSLAVTCTTLHYYSFNDGDLVTGFLATGTFCGFIVILFTVMAGYLMKAHLHRRLSIFYSLLGCVCFLTSGVFIIEAWEHAFRTRTRDLAITKGSIAVINGVIFLMDTIFTFRERK
- the LOC1270458 gene encoding uncharacterized protein LOC1270458 isoform X2 — encoded protein: MAENSVAPAPRIHHSVLPVGIHPTAPREYRPPLSIIKFLELSLAVTCTTLHYYSFNDGDLVTGFLATGTFCGFIVILFTVMAGYLMKAHLHRRLSIFYSLLGCVCFLTSGVFIIEAWEHAFRTRTRDLAITKGSIAVINGVIFLMDTIFTFRERK